The sequence below is a genomic window from Dyadobacter sp. CECT 9275.
ATGCTCCCAAAACAGAAAGGATTGGAAATAAGCACAGGAATACTGTCCGATGATAAAATCGGTAATGATTATTACCTCAATATCGGAATGACCGTGAACGGTAAAAACGGGAACTACCAGCTTTGGGCATTGGAATACACGCACCAATACCACAATTATAAAGACCTCCGCATACCGCAGGAAACTTATACTGCCGAAGGCGGTTACAGTTTCTTTCTGTTGGGTGATGCCCGTAAAAACATCACACTGAACTTCGGAATAACAGGTGTGGTCGGTTATGAAAGCATCAATCGTGGCGAAGCGATGTTGTATGACGGAGCAAAGATTTTGAGCGAGGATAACTTCATCTACGGAGCTGGTGGACGGCTCACTCTTGAAACATATCTATCAGACCGTTTTGTTTTAATCCTGCAAGGACGCACAAAAGTATTTTGGGGTACGGACTTAGAGCAATTCCGACCATCCGCAGGTGTGGGATTAAGGTTTAATTTTTAAAAACTTAAAACAATGATAGCAATATTTAATAAATTCAGAATAGGATTAGTGCCGATATATGTAATGCTGGCAATCCTAACAGCTTCGGTAACTTTAGTATCTTGTAGTAAAGATGATGAACTCGAAATACAGAACGATTTTCCTTTCGAGGTAAACGTGATGCCAGTTCCAAAAGATGTAGCCAATGGACAAACGGTAGAAATACGCATTGCCATACAGCGAACAGGCAATTACAGCAACACACAGTATTTTCTTCGCTATTTCCAATTTGACGGACAAGGCACATTGCGGTATTACGATGAGCAACCATATTTACCGAACGATTTATACCCATTACCCACAGAGCAATTTCGGTTGTACTATACTTCAACATCTGCCGTTTCGCAATCCTTTGATGTTTGGATTTCGGACAGCTTTGGAAATGAAAAACAGATAAGTTTTCAGTTTAATAGTGCTGATTAAAAACAATGAAATCCTGCCACAAAAAGCAGGATTTCTCTTTTTAAGGGATATTAAAACTGTTTTTTTTGTAAATTTAAAAAGTAGATTTTAAGTGTTTTGTTATGGTCGCATCATTGGTTATAGGAATAATATTTTTGATTGCAGGTTTAGGACTTCGCTATTGGCTTAACCGACGAAAGTTTTACAGGCGTGGTCCGATGGGAGCCGAAGGTTTTTCATCTTATGAAAGTTCGGTTTTCATTAAATTTATTGAAAAGGTTGGTAAATGGATAGCTTATGGATTGATTATATTTGGACTTTTATCACTTTGGGTTTATTCTCGTGAGAAAAAAGATAGGGAAATCCAAAACATGGAAATCCAGAAACAGAATTAATCATTTTTAAATGACAAAATCCTTTGATGACATAACCTTGCGAAATATATCTGACATTATATCAAATCTATTAACGCATACAAAAATCACAGAACATTTAGCTGGTGCTAATATTTCTCAATCGCAAATTGGTACAAACAAAACCGACAGACTTTTTTATGCATTAAAAGAAAAGCAAATACAAGACAATTGTGGAAATAATGTATTGGCATTTGTAGTTAGGTTATTAAATCCTAAAAGATATAATTCCGAAGACGAATTTGAAAGAGACAGAACAACTATCAATGAAAAATTAGTTTACGAAGGGATAGAAATTGATAAAACCGGACAACCCCGACTAGTTGAAAAGGCTAAAACCATTTCAGAAGCTAAAAGCAGGTCACTTAAAATCAAAGAAAAAGTACACGGTATCGGAGTTCATTCAGAAATTTTACCATACTGCGAAGCCGAATGGCTGAAAGAAAATTATTTTCACTCTATACTAGAAATCACAAAAAGTGTTGCGGAAAGACTTAGGCAGAAAAGTGGCTATACTTCAGATGGAGCAGATCTGGTTGATGATTGTTTTGCTTTAGGAAAAGACAAAAGACCTATGCTTGCTTTTAATATGCTGAATAATCCAAGCGAAGAAAGTGAGCATAAGGGTTTCGGCAACTTCTGTAAAGGATTTTTTTCTATGTACCGAAATCCAAAAGCGCATAACCCGAAAATATTAGAAGACACTCAACTTTCAGAAATGACTGAAGTATTGGTTGTAGCTACAATTATTCATAACAAACTTGATAACACTTACAAAACAGGACTTAAATAGCGCAAATCGGATAACCCAAAAGTTATCCGATTTTTTAACTTACAAATCGGTGCATATAAAAGATGAGAGTTTTAGAGGTAAATAAATTTCGTCTGGACTGTGTTTTATGTAATCTTCTTTATCATAGTCCCACATAAAGCCAGGTCTGATTAAAGTAAAATCGTTTGTTTTATTTACGTACTGAACGTAGCTATAACCCCAAGGCGATTTGTAAATAATTTGCCCGTTAACTGCTGATGTATCAAAGTTCTTATCTTCAATCTGTTCAATCACTTTTATAAACGAAGGACATAGTCTTTCGTAAAATATCTCTAAGTTTTTTTCAAATCCTTTTGTCCTGTTTTTCAACTCAGAAATTCTAATATTAATTTTGGATTTTAATTCTACAAAATTGCTATTGAAATCATCTACATTCCTCCAACCTAAATAATGAAGTGCATTTAAAGCCATAGTAAAAAAGTAATGTAATTCATCATCTTTCCATCGATTGTTAATTAAGCAAACAATTGTATTTATGAGTGCCTCTTTTTTTAGTTCCTCGATTTTCTTTTTTGTATAGTCAAATTCATACGCTTTAAATCCGCTTCTTGCCAGCATCAAAAAGTCGCCAATTAAGTTTAAACAACAACCCTTTACATTGTTATTGTCATAATCGTCTACAAATGGTAAATAACTGAAAAAATGGTGCGTGTCTTGTTCGTCATACTTTGCAGATTTCCCTCCGTATTCACTTATCAACTCAAGAGCGATTAAATATTTAGTCAAATCTGTAAGTGTAGGCCTATATGTTTTTGGTCGACTATTCCCATAGAGAATTTCTTGTTGGTAATTGTAAAGGTTATCAAAGTAGTTCATCAACTTTCTTTTTTCAGATTTAAGCATGACAAAGGAGAGGTTACGAACCGTTGCCACTTCTCCTTCCTCATTTCCATTTATGTTGCCTAAATCGTCTTCTTGCTCATCAATACTTATATCAGCTTTTTTATTTGTTGAAATTCCATTTAAATTGATGAACTTCAAAACATCTAAAACACGTAGGGAAAGAGAAGAGAGTAGAAGGTTTTTTTCAAATCCAGAATTTTCTATTGCTTTATAGGAAGAGAGATCGTAAAGTTTTTCAGGTTCTTTGTCATCATTCAACTTTGTAAACGTGTTTCTTCTGCTATCTAAAAAGCTGGCTCCTGTCTCATTTTCTGTTTCGTCAAAGATGGCGTAATGCAACAAGTCAAGAACTTTACTTAGTTCGCCATTTTGAATTTCGCTATAAATTTTCTCAATTTCCTCTGTTTTTGGGTTAGGATGCGTTTTCGCCAAAAGGAAATAATCGGAAATTAATAGTTTATTTGAGATAATCCCATCATTAACATTTGTCAATTGCACATATAGGAAACTGCCTAATTCTAAATTGACTGTTATTTTTAGCTCTTTCGCATAATTTGAGAAAGTTTTGGAATACAAAAATCGGTTTTGTTTATCGAAGAAAACAACCTTGAATTCATCGGTATAAGTTCCAGTGGAATGAAGTATAAATTCATCATAAATCAACTCTGCACAAAGCAACTGTACTTTAAATTGATTGTTCTTGATTATAGTTTCATAAATTGACTGATTTGTAGTCGCTGTAAATTCATCAAGGCTTTTACTATTGCTTGTTTTCAGTTTTATGCCTAATTGATTTAATAATCCACCTTTTTCTGACTGAATAAGAAGTGAAACTTCTGCATTTGAATTTTTGCCCAATAATCCCAATCCTGCAGGTGTAATATTGGCACTACCGAACAAGCAAAACTCTTTTCCATTTTTTGTCTTGAAATGAATAATCTTCCCGTGAAGTTTTGATTTTGAGTTTCCAGATTTTGCATATTGGATTTTGCTTACGCCTGCATCACACCAATCGTAAAATGTAAACGCTTTGCTCACTTGCATTGCAGAAGGGATTAAACCACTTTCATCCAATATGACTTTTACTATGGCTGAAGGAAAAAGAGAATTAAGTTCTTGCAATACTTTCCCATTTTTGTCATAATATGGAGAAATGGTAGTTATTTCTACTACTTTCTCATTGCTAAGATGTTTTAAAAGTTCGTTCCAAATAGAAGTTGTTTCAGTATTAAACAGGAAAGCAACCTTCTCTTTTTGCGACGTTTCGAAAAATTGAAATGGTTTTGTCTTTGGCAATTCATTCAGCCATTTAGAATGTTCAAGTATCCATTTTGTAGTTTTTTCATTCATCTGTCCCTTAACTGACGATGAAAGAGTTGATAGATAATCCCAAGCTGACGAAAAGACTGATGAATTTTCGGTTGAACGAATATCAAAATGAAATGCTCCCCAAATCTCATCATTGTTGCCATTTCCAGAATTTGTAAGGTTTCCAGAACCAACAATAAGCAATCCTTCTTTTTCACCAAACAACATCCAAATTTTTGGATGGAATACTGACTTTTGAAAAACAGGATAAAGTGAATAACCGGCAGAAAGTTGCATTTCTTCTCCTGTCGCTTGTTGCATTAACTCTGAATAATAATGTCCATCAATAAAAACGTTGATGTTTCTCACGCCACAAGAACGCAACCATTTCATTGCTTTCATTTCAAAAAAATAAAAGTCAAAGCTGAAGGTAGTAAGAATTGCAGAATGATATCTTCTGCTTCCTATCAATGTTAGTATGTTTTCTCTTTCTAGTATCATCAGTCAATCAAAAGTTTCTTATGTAATGGCGATAAAACCCTTTGGTCGTTGATTACCTGTAAATCAAACATTATGTTTTGCAAGGCGCTCATTCTTGGCGATGTGTTTCTTGGTGGAAATGTATCTATGAAACGGATGTATTGTTCCTCAATAAAAAATTTGTGGGTAGCCTGTGAGCCGTTGCCCATTTTTCTGAGTGCAACCATTGAGTGCCTGTAAATAATTTTGCGTAAAATAAATTGTTCAACAAAATCTTGAAGTGTATCATTTTCTGCTGTGTGAACTGTCAAGATACCATCAACCATATTCCCATCCCTTTCTATCTTTTTTCTGCTCATAAATTCTTTCAATGGATGAAGTTGCTCTCTATTATTCTTGAATATTTGAAGCAAAAGCATAAAGCCATATTTTGCTGCCATAACAGGGTCGTTTGTTGCATCAATTTCCTTTTTGATGTTTTCCTCATCTTCTGTGTCAGGGATTAACTCCAAAATTTCTGCAAGTGAACTTGTTGGCTCTGTAGCTTGCTTTAGCTCTTTGCATATTTCATTTGTAATACTGCTTGAAAATTTCTTTACAAACAATGGTAGATATTGGTCTTGTTGGAAATCGTAAAGATGTTGTAATACAGCCCAAAATATTGTTCCGCAACTGTACTGCCAATACTCATTTAATTGATAGCAGTACCAACCAATATTAGTTTCCGTTTCAGGATAACCATTTGTTCCCAATTTCTTTCGGTAACTTTCCAATAGAAATCTATACCAGTCGTAATTATTTTCATTTTTAACAGCTGTATTTAAGAGCGACAAAATTGTTTCCCTTCTGTGAAAAGTAAAACGTTCTTCCATTTCTTGACTTGGATCGTCTTTGTCCAAAAGCATTTCTACATATAGTTGCCATTCGGCATTTTCTGTTTGTATCGTATCAATCGCAAAATACTTTATCAGTTCTGAAATATCATCTTGGTAGAGTTTTCCTTTTTTGATATTAATATAAAATAACTCTTTTATTTGTGGTGACAATGATCCTTCAAAAGCCTCGGCTAATTGTTTCCCAGAAACTTTTTGTCTTGGGTGTGGTTTACTAATGTTGTAAATAACATCTCCATCATCATTTATTGCTGTAATAATTAAGGAAAGTGCCTGCATTGCTCCGTAATAATATTGTCCGAATGCACCGGATGGATATTTCCAATAAACATTTTTATCGGTATTGTCCTTGTCTGCTCCTTCGGCTAAGTCAAAATAAGTTTCCTCAGCTGTATTTATTAGGTTTGAAGCAAAGTTACTTCCTGTTATCTGTTGAACTCCTTTACGCTCGCTTTGCATAATTATGGCAATCATCAATTCAGCTCTGCGGATAAAACGATATTGTTCTTTTGAGTTGCCTTTCTTCTCGGTCTTGAAATAGAAGTCTAAAAGCCAACAATAAAACCCATAATAACGGAGACGATTAGTCAAATTGGAAATTCCAGGCAATATAGTGGCGTAAGTCGCTTCTGAGGTTGTTTGAAGGCCTAACGGGTCAAGTCCAGTGATTAGACTTATTGATGCTCCCCAAAACGGATAATTTGAATTGCCTTTTTGTAATACTGCCATTTAAAATTAATTTATCAGTAACCTATATTCTTCAAATTTACAAAATAAACTATCTTGAAATTTATATCGTGGCGACAAATACTACCTTTCAACGCCAATCAATACAACATTTTCCAAGCCTTTACAAATCCTTGATAAATTCCACTTCCACAGCAAAATTGAGCAGATTATGGAAGTTATCGCAATACAAAAATCCGCATTGGATGGAATGACAAATGAACTGAAAGCACTTTTGGAATTGACCGAAAATGCCACAATGAAATACATTTCAATTTTCAAAGAAGAAAAATGGCTAGATAACCAGGAAGTTTGTTTGATGATGAAGATTACTAAACGGACTTTGCAGACCTACAAGGACAAAGGGCTGTTACCTTATTCCAAACTGAACCGCAAGAATTATTATAAACTCTCGGACGTACGGGCTTTGCTCGAAGCTGGACAGCCGTACAATACCAATGATAATGGATTTACTGACGAATGATAATGAAGAAATCATTTCCCATCAAGAAATGATTTTGATATTGAGAGACCGTATTGAAAATATATTAAAAAACTATCGTCCCGTAATGAATGGAGAAATTTATTTGTCGGGCGAAGATGTATGCAAACTGTTACACATTAGCAAACGCACTTTACAGCAATATCGTGATGATAATATCCTGCCGTATATTCAGATTGGTGGCAAAATTATTTATAAGGAAACAGATTTGATGACAATATTGGAGCAGAATTATATCAATCACAAAACTAATTCAGACTAAGCTTTTTTGTTGCATTAATACATCTAATAGCAAGAGTTTAGTATCTTTGCTATGTAAAATATAGAAATACTTAAAGTGTTTTTGCTTTAAGTCCCACATTGAAAACTGGTAATTTTTAGACAACGGGACAATAAGGAAGAACGCTCATGCCATAGGCGTGGGCGCTCGCTTATTCGTTGTCGGGTATACCAGTGCCTCAATGTGCGGTAAGTGTAGTTGCCTGCGCTTTCTTTTTGTGCAGGGCTACATCAACTTTAAAAAAGTATGATGATATGGAAACTGGTACAGCACAAAAAAAAATTACACTCGCCTTTATCAATGATAAAAGCCCAATTTTAGATTTCATTTGTAAAGACCTCATTGCTTCGGGAACTGAAGTCTTATTTCGTTCAGAAAGCATGGAAGATGGACTGTCACAATTATCTTCATTAAATGAACTCCCAAAAATTTGTATTATCGACCTTGATTTTTACAACAAGAATGTTTTTGTTGAACTTCAAGAATTAAGAACAAAATATCCAACTATAAAACTTATTGCACATAGTGATATTGATGATGAGAAAGTGGGTAAATATCTTTTAGATATTGGTTTTTCAAGTTACTTGCTGATTGGTAATGATGCGGAATATTTTAGAAAAGTAATAGAAGCCGTTATCAATTAGGATAAAATTCACTAATTCTCATACAAAATACTAGCGATTTTTTTATCATTTAGTACAAACCTTATCTGCTCATATTTTTGAGTAGGGTGCATATCCTTTTCTGTAACTGGCGGAAAATATTTTACTCCAATAGTCACGTTTGGTAAACTAAAACTCCAAGATGACCTGATTTTAAAATTCTTACCACACAATTGTTGATCGGATGAGTTCAGATATTCTTTGAATTTTGAAAGCCCTTCGATTTCAAATATTGTTTTCCAGTTTTTACGAACTTCAAAAACGATATTTTCGTCAAGATTTTTCAGGATACTACTTTCATCGGAACTGTTACAGGCGTTTATAAAATCTCTGATGATTTTTCGTGGTTGTTTTTGAATTTCTCTGATTTCTTTCTTTTTGTTTTCAAGATAAGTGCTAAAATCCTTGTCAACCAATTCAGATAACTTATAGTATCCTGAATGAAAAGCTTCTAATGGAGATTTGTATAATCTATCTTTAAAAAAAGTTGCTTCATCCGTTTCATTGGCTTTAAAATGATCCAGAAGCAAAAAACCTTTTTCTTCGGTTGTACTGTTAACACCATCTGCAATATTTACAAAGTAGTACTGCTCTTTATCTTCAAACAAGACTTTGATTTTAGGGTTGAACTTTTCAGGATTATTTACCGATGCTTTTACAAGATATTTCGTTTCATCCAAAGTATTTTCAATCCGTCTTCCCCAGCCATCAGTCGATAATTCTGATTGGTATCGGGATATTTGAACCCGTATTTCCTTCCGTCCTTTTTCAAGGTCGGTGGTAAATTCATATCCAGGAAAAGAATTGAGAATAGCCGTGTCTAATTCCCATTCCTCATAATCACTTGTAAAATTTATTTGATAGCTAAATTCATATTCCCGAATGTAAACCGGAAATTGGAACTTGTTACCGACGATTGTTTGCTCTAATAAGGTAATATCGGATTTCCTGTTTACGGTTATTGAGATTTCAGTTTCAATCATTTTGAAATTTATTTTTACTGACAGTTTTAAAGTAATGCCATTTTTTTGTTCAAACCATTGTGCTTGAGAGTAGAAAGGAAATCAAGTGAAGACTGCTTAATCATTGTCGTCACCCAATTGGTCAATGTATTTCAAAATTAGATTTACTTGTTTGTCCTCGGATTTTGTAGAGGATATTTTTTCAATAATTTTGATCCTATCTTCTTTTGGTAATTTATTGAACGATTTTAAAACACCCGAATTTCTAAAAGTATCTAATATTTCTTTTTCTGTAATCGGCTCCTTTGAAGTCAATAAGTAA
It includes:
- a CDS encoding conjugal transfer protein TraO is translated as MKKYIYTVMFILMAMTVTQAQRMLPKQKGLEISTGILSDDKIGNDYYLNIGMTVNGKNGNYQLWALEYTHQYHNYKDLRIPQETYTAEGGYSFFLLGDARKNITLNFGITGVVGYESINRGEAMLYDGAKILSEDNFIYGAGGRLTLETYLSDRFVLILQGRTKVFWGTDLEQFRPSAGVGLRFNF
- a CDS encoding DUF3872 domain-containing protein; this translates as MIAIFNKFRIGLVPIYVMLAILTASVTLVSCSKDDELEIQNDFPFEVNVMPVPKDVANGQTVEIRIAIQRTGNYSNTQYFLRYFQFDGQGTLRYYDEQPYLPNDLYPLPTEQFRLYYTSTSAVSQSFDVWISDSFGNEKQISFQFNSAD
- a CDS encoding molybdenum ABC transporter permease; translation: MVASLVIGIIFLIAGLGLRYWLNRRKFYRRGPMGAEGFSSYESSVFIKFIEKVGKWIAYGLIIFGLLSLWVYSREKKDREIQNMEIQKQN
- a CDS encoding TIGR02391 family protein — translated: MTKSFDDITLRNISDIISNLLTHTKITEHLAGANISQSQIGTNKTDRLFYALKEKQIQDNCGNNVLAFVVRLLNPKRYNSEDEFERDRTTINEKLVYEGIEIDKTGQPRLVEKAKTISEAKSRSLKIKEKVHGIGVHSEILPYCEAEWLKENYFHSILEITKSVAERLRQKSGYTSDGADLVDDCFALGKDKRPMLAFNMLNNPSEESEHKGFGNFCKGFFSMYRNPKAHNPKILEDTQLSEMTEVLVVATIIHNKLDNTYKTGLK
- a CDS encoding phospholipase D-like domain-containing protein, with the protein product MILERENILTLIGSRRYHSAILTTFSFDFYFFEMKAMKWLRSCGVRNINVFIDGHYYSELMQQATGEEMQLSAGYSLYPVFQKSVFHPKIWMLFGEKEGLLIVGSGNLTNSGNGNNDEIWGAFHFDIRSTENSSVFSSAWDYLSTLSSSVKGQMNEKTTKWILEHSKWLNELPKTKPFQFFETSQKEKVAFLFNTETTSIWNELLKHLSNEKVVEITTISPYYDKNGKVLQELNSLFPSAIVKVILDESGLIPSAMQVSKAFTFYDWCDAGVSKIQYAKSGNSKSKLHGKIIHFKTKNGKEFCLFGSANITPAGLGLLGKNSNAEVSLLIQSEKGGLLNQLGIKLKTSNSKSLDEFTATTNQSIYETIIKNNQFKVQLLCAELIYDEFILHSTGTYTDEFKVVFFDKQNRFLYSKTFSNYAKELKITVNLELGSFLYVQLTNVNDGIISNKLLISDYFLLAKTHPNPKTEEIEKIYSEIQNGELSKVLDLLHYAIFDETENETGASFLDSRRNTFTKLNDDKEPEKLYDLSSYKAIENSGFEKNLLLSSLSLRVLDVLKFINLNGISTNKKADISIDEQEDDLGNINGNEEGEVATVRNLSFVMLKSEKRKLMNYFDNLYNYQQEILYGNSRPKTYRPTLTDLTKYLIALELISEYGGKSAKYDEQDTHHFFSYLPFVDDYDNNNVKGCCLNLIGDFLMLARSGFKAYEFDYTKKKIEELKKEALINTIVCLINNRWKDDELHYFFTMALNALHYLGWRNVDDFNSNFVELKSKINIRISELKNRTKGFEKNLEIFYERLCPSFIKVIEQIEDKNFDTSAVNGQIIYKSPWGYSYVQYVNKTNDFTLIRPGFMWDYDKEDYIKHSPDEIYLPLKLSSFICTDL
- a CDS encoding helix-turn-helix domain-containing protein, with product MEVIAIQKSALDGMTNELKALLELTENATMKYISIFKEEKWLDNQEVCLMMKITKRTLQTYKDKGLLPYSKLNRKNYYKLSDVRALLEAGQPYNTNDNGFTDE
- a CDS encoding helix-turn-helix domain-containing protein, with protein sequence MDLLTNDNEEIISHQEMILILRDRIENILKNYRPVMNGEIYLSGEDVCKLLHISKRTLQQYRDDNILPYIQIGGKIIYKETDLMTILEQNYINHKTNSD
- a CDS encoding response regulator, with amino-acid sequence METGTAQKKITLAFINDKSPILDFICKDLIASGTEVLFRSESMEDGLSQLSSLNELPKICIIDLDFYNKNVFVELQELRTKYPTIKLIAHSDIDDEKVGKYLLDIGFSSYLLIGNDAEYFRKVIEAVIN